A single Amphiura filiformis chromosome 8, Afil_fr2py, whole genome shotgun sequence DNA region contains:
- the LOC140159626 gene encoding fatty acid-binding protein, liver-like gives MAVNLGGKWILAETDNYEQFMIDINVPEPMRKILMAKAELEIVHEGNIIKYRRRRGDDILELVFTIGEKFKENAYGYKEIRVCTWEGDKLVAKTAEGKSHWTSTVEIIGGRLVATDVSAGGVSGKRTFDRV, from the coding sequence ATGGCTGTGAATTTGGGAGGTAAATGGATTCTAGCGGAGACCGATAATTACGAGCAGTTTATGATAGACATAAATGTACCAGAACCGATGCGTAAAATACTAATGGCGAAAGCGGAGCTGGAGATCGTCCACGAAGGAAATATCATTAAGTATAGACGAAGAAGAGGCGATGATATATTGGAATTGGTGTTTACAATTGGTGAAAAATTCAAGGAAAATGCTTATGGCTATAAAGAGATTCGTGTATGCACTTGGGAAGGTGACAAGTTGGTGGCTAAAACTGCTGAAGGGAAGAGTCATTGGACATCTACGGTTGAAATCATTGGTGGTAGATTGGTGGCGACTGATGTAAGCGCAGGAGGAGTGTCGGGTAAACGTACCTTTGACCGAGTGTAA